The region TTTGCTCTTTCACATAAATTATCACGCTCAATAACGTTTAAAACGGTAAGAGCAGTAGCACAGGCTAATGGATTACCACCAAAGGTAGATCCATGATTTCCGGGTTTAAAAAGATTGCAAGCTCTATCACGCATTAAACAGGCGCCAATAGGTACGCCATTGCCTAAACCTTTAGCGGTTGTTAATATATCAGGGTGAATATTATTATGCATGTAGGCAAATAACTTTCCTGTACGGCCATTACCTGTTTGTATTTCATCTAAAATAAGAAGCCATTCATGTTGATCACATAGTTCTCTTACAGCACGTAAATAAGAATCATCCGCTACATAAATACCGCCCTCACCTTGAATGGGTTCAATCATGATAGCAACAATATCATCTCGATTTTGCGCAATGATTTTTAATGCTTCAATATCATTAAAGGGCGCTCTAATAAAGCCTGGTACTAAGGGCTCAAAGCCTGCTTGAACTTTACGACTGCCAGAGGCAGTTAACGTTGCCATTGTTCGCCCATGAAAAGCTCTATCCATAACAATAATAGATGGGGTTTCTATCCCCTTCATATGTCCATAAAGTCGGGTAAGTTTAATGGCTGCTTCATTGGCTTCAGCGCCGGAATTAGCAAAGAAAGCTTGCTCCATTCCAGTGAGTGAAGTTAATTTTTCAGCTAGCTGTTGTTGTTCTTTGATTTGAAAAAGATTTGAAGTATGAAGTAGTTTAGCTGCCTGCTGTTGAATTGTACTAGTAACATCAGGATGCGCATGTCCTAAACCACATACTGCAATACCGCTTAAACCATCTAAATAGGCTTTTCCTTGCTCGTCATAAAGCCAGACACCTTCACCATGCGTGAAAGTTATAGGAAGCGGGCTATAGCTCGTAATTAATGTCATTACAACTCCTTATATACAAAAAGCCACCATTAATATTTATCTTTAAATAGATTTAAACGGTATACCTATATTTTAATAAGATTATACTTGATTATTTGATACAAAATCCCAATTCACAAGAGACCAGAAAGCTTTTACGTAATCAGGTCTTGCATTACGATAATCAATATAATAAGCATGTTCCCAGACATCGCAAGTAAGTAATGCTTTTTGGCCTTTAGTCATAGGGGTGTCTGCATTACTTGTACTAATAATTTGTAGCGCACCGTTTTTATCTTGAACTAGCCAAGCCCACCCAGAGCCAAAAGTGGTAATAGCTGTTTGGGTAAATTTCTCTTTAAACTCATCAAAGGATCCAAATGTTTTAATAATAGCATTTGCAAGCTCCCCTTGTGGCTCAC is a window of Legionella busanensis DNA encoding:
- a CDS encoding aspartate aminotransferase family protein, with amino-acid sequence MTLITSYSPLPITFTHGEGVWLYDEQGKAYLDGLSGIAVCGLGHAHPDVTSTIQQQAAKLLHTSNLFQIKEQQQLAEKLTSLTGMEQAFFANSGAEANEAAIKLTRLYGHMKGIETPSIIVMDRAFHGRTMATLTASGSRKVQAGFEPLVPGFIRAPFNDIEALKIIAQNRDDIVAIMIEPIQGEGGIYVADDSYLRAVRELCDQHEWLLILDEIQTGNGRTGKLFAYMHNNIHPDILTTAKGLGNGVPIGACLMRDRACNLFKPGNHGSTFGGNPLACATALTVLNVIERDNLCERAKHNGNLIKEKLMQELGSSLCAIRGRGLMLGIELDRPAAEARKIGLEHGVIFNVTADNVIRLLPPLIISEEEIDELVKRLTKTLHQFLEI
- a CDS encoding superoxide dismutase → MAFTLPPLPYAMDALAPHISKETLEYHYGKHHNTYVTNLNKLITNTEFENSSLEDIIKNSQGGIFNNAAQVWNHTFYWNCLSPNGGGEPQGELANAIIKTFGSFDEFKEKFTQTAITTFGSGWAWLVQDKNGALQIISTSNADTPMTKGQKALLTCDVWEHAYYIDYRNARPDYVKAFWSLVNWDFVSNNQV